The following proteins are co-located in the Tripterygium wilfordii isolate XIE 37 chromosome 2, ASM1340144v1, whole genome shotgun sequence genome:
- the LOC120009394 gene encoding uncharacterized protein LOC120009394 — MKKDTREVLWSAQKKAEQSLRKMTSTPFVRVLRLEDPPNKFSPPAFAVYDGKTDPVAHISAYTHKMTLWAGRDGLMCKMFPSSLGTTAMKCFHQLPENSVSSWREFAWIFVARFIANSRDPATLDTLFALHLRRGESLRAYAARYSDTYTDMEDCDERTVVATFRLGLPRDYKLRESLTMAPPKSMAALEDKIKQYVKLEEDKQGDRQFASQEGIKKESKKFKKKNGKEKDSKKDPKAPSYEVVKTIFKDPIFRILPQIADKPYFRRPNKMSGDPSTRNQSKWCSYHRDKGHRTEDCREFKQHLEELVQQGHLKEFIEKEKITAEKKAEPQSKEQGEPSHYVVNFIDAMVPDVQLGDV; from the coding sequence ATGAAGAAAGATACCAGGGAGGTCTTATGGAGTGCTCAGAAGAAAGCCGAGCAAAGCCTCAGAAAGATGACTTCCACACCCTTTGTACGGGTTCTGCGATTGGAAGATCCACCAAACAAGTTTTCACCCCCGGCGTTTGCAGTCTATGATGGAAAAACAGATCCTGTAGCACATATTTCAGCCTACACGCATAAGATGACTCTTTGGGCAGGTCGAGACGGACTCATGTGCAAAATGTTTCCGTCAAGCCTAGGGACAACAGCCATGAAATGTTTCCACCAACTTCCAGAGAACTCGGTTTCATCTTGGAGGGAGTTCGCCTGGATCTTCGTAGCAAGATTCATAGCAAATAGTCGAGATCCAGCAACATTGGATACGCTATTTGCTTTACATCTAAGGAGAGGAGAATCACTTAGGGCTTACGCTGCCAGGTACTCAGACACCTATACGGATATGGAAGATTGTGATGAAAGGACCGTAGTGGCTACTTTTCGCCTCGGGCTCCCTCGTGACTATAAATTGCGAGAGAGTTTGACGATGGCTCCACCTAAAAGTATGGCCGCGCTCGAGGACAAGATTAAGCAATACGTCAAACTGGAAGAAGACAAACAGGGGGATCGACAATTTGCTTCTCAAGAAGGGATAAAAAAGGAAAGTAAGAAGTTTAAAAAGAAGAACGGGAAAGAAAAAGACTCGAAGAAGGATCCAAAGGCCCCTTCTTACGAGGTggtaaaaacaatatttaaggacccaatttTCCGAATTCTACCTCAGATCGCGGACAAGCCGTATTTTCGACGGCCAAATAAGATGTCAGGGGATCCGTCCACTCGAAATCAGTCCAAATGGTGTTCCTATCATAGAGACAAAGGCCACAGGACAGAAGATTGCAGAGAGTTCAAACAGCATTTGGAAGAATTGGTTCAACAGGGACATCTTAAGGAATTTATTGAGAAAGAGAAAATTACTGCCGAAAAGAAGGCAGAACCTCAATCAAAGGAGCAGGGAGAACCTTCACACTACgtggttaattttattgatgcaatggTACCAGATGTACAACTTGGTGATGTATAG